From a region of the Streptomyces sp. B21-083 genome:
- a CDS encoding alcohol dehydrogenase catalytic domain-containing protein, which produces MRALTWQGRRDVRVETVPDPVIEQPDDVIVRITSTGICGSDLHLYEVLGPFLDPGDILGHEAMGVVEEAGPEVHAVAPGDRVVIPFNVSCGTCFMCSQGLHSQCETTQVRAYGCGASLFGYTKLYGQVPGGQAEYLRVPFGNTLPIKVPKGPADDRFVYLSDVLPTAWQAVEYAAVPPGGSLTVLGLGPIGDMATRVAQHRGAGLVIGVDLVNERLDRASAHGVTCLDLRRHKKDLGDAVRELTDGRGTDAVIDAVGMEAHGTQVAKTVQWATALLPDALAQPLMEKAGVDRLGALYAAIDLVRRGGTVSLSGVYGGAMDPLPLLRMFDKQLQFRMGQANVWRWVPEILPLLTDEDTLGVDGFATHHLPLEDAPQAYAAFQAKQDGMIKTLLRP; this is translated from the coding sequence ATGCGTGCTCTGACCTGGCAGGGTCGGCGGGACGTCCGGGTGGAGACGGTCCCCGATCCGGTGATCGAACAGCCTGACGACGTGATCGTGCGGATCACCTCCACCGGTATCTGCGGCTCCGACCTCCACCTCTACGAAGTCCTCGGGCCGTTCCTGGATCCGGGCGACATCCTGGGTCACGAAGCCATGGGCGTCGTCGAGGAGGCCGGCCCCGAGGTGCACGCCGTCGCGCCCGGGGACCGGGTCGTCATCCCGTTCAACGTCTCCTGCGGCACCTGTTTCATGTGCTCCCAGGGTCTTCATTCGCAGTGTGAGACGACGCAGGTGCGCGCCTACGGCTGCGGCGCCTCCCTGTTCGGCTACACCAAGCTCTACGGGCAGGTGCCGGGCGGGCAGGCCGAGTACCTGCGGGTGCCGTTCGGCAACACCTTGCCGATCAAGGTGCCCAAGGGGCCGGCCGACGACCGTTTCGTCTACCTCTCCGACGTACTGCCGACCGCCTGGCAGGCCGTCGAGTACGCGGCGGTGCCGCCGGGCGGCTCGCTCACCGTGCTCGGGCTCGGCCCGATCGGAGACATGGCCACGCGCGTCGCCCAGCACCGGGGCGCCGGGCTGGTCATCGGCGTCGACCTCGTGAACGAACGCCTCGACCGCGCCTCCGCGCACGGCGTGACCTGCCTGGACCTGCGCCGCCACAAGAAGGACCTCGGGGACGCGGTGCGCGAACTGACCGACGGCCGCGGCACCGACGCGGTGATCGACGCGGTCGGCATGGAGGCGCACGGCACCCAGGTGGCCAAGACCGTCCAGTGGGCGACCGCGCTGCTGCCCGACGCGCTGGCCCAGCCGCTCATGGAGAAGGCGGGCGTGGACCGCCTCGGCGCGCTCTACGCGGCGATCGACCTCGTACGACGTGGCGGCACCGTCTCGCTCTCCGGGGTGTACGGCGGAGCCATGGACCCCCTGCCGTTGCTGCGCATGTTCGACAAGCAGCTCCAGTTCCGGATGGGGCAGGCGAACGTGTGGCGCTGGGTGCCGGAGATCCTGCCGCTGCTCACCGACGAGGACACCCTCGGCGTGGACGGTTTTGCCACCCATCATCTGCCGCTGGAGGACGCGCCGCAGGCGTACGCGGCCTTCCAGGCCAAGCAGGACGGCATGATCAAAACCCTGCTGCGCCCCTGA
- a CDS encoding MBL fold metallo-hydrolase, translating to MTGFPSPSSRLRALRPEAFGADASGERLARIRRSPHFADGVFQNPPGTPRPDGAMLEFAKSSLRKEDRARRAPAGTVPVHATTLADLAKPPVSGLRLTWMGHSSVLTEIDGHRVLFDPVWGERCSPFAFAGPKRLHPVPVPLAALGPVDVVVISHDHYDHLDMPTIKALAGTDTLFAVPLGVGAHLERWGVSADRLRELDWQESTKVGGLTLTATPARHFCGRGLRNTQHTLWASWVVAGEEHRVYHSGDTGYFEGFRDIGADHGPFDATMIQIGAYSEFWPDIHMSPAEGAQAHLDLQGGGPGGVLLPIHWGTFNLAPHAWAEPGEWTKDAADEVGQAVALPRPGEPFEPAGQLPSDPWWRGVSAPIAHPWRKPRPAQAAAEAPKRDLDLAGDR from the coding sequence GTGACCGGATTCCCCTCTCCGAGCTCCAGGCTGCGCGCACTGCGGCCCGAGGCCTTCGGTGCGGACGCGAGTGGGGAGCGCCTCGCCCGGATCCGCAGATCGCCGCACTTCGCGGACGGTGTCTTCCAGAATCCGCCGGGCACCCCCAGGCCCGACGGCGCCATGCTGGAGTTCGCGAAGTCGTCCCTGCGCAAGGAGGACCGGGCCCGCCGCGCCCCGGCCGGCACGGTGCCGGTGCACGCCACGACGCTCGCCGACCTCGCCAAACCTCCGGTGAGCGGTCTCAGGCTGACCTGGATGGGCCACTCCAGCGTGCTCACGGAGATCGACGGACACCGGGTGCTCTTCGACCCCGTCTGGGGCGAGCGCTGTTCGCCGTTCGCCTTCGCCGGTCCCAAGCGGCTGCACCCGGTGCCCGTGCCGCTGGCCGCGCTCGGCCCGGTCGACGTCGTCGTCATCTCGCACGACCACTACGACCACCTGGACATGCCCACGATCAAGGCGCTGGCCGGCACGGACACCCTGTTCGCGGTGCCGCTCGGGGTCGGTGCCCATCTGGAGCGCTGGGGCGTCTCGGCCGACCGGCTGCGCGAGCTGGACTGGCAGGAGTCGACGAAGGTCGGCGGCCTCACCCTGACCGCGACCCCGGCCCGCCACTTCTGCGGCCGTGGCCTGCGCAACACGCAGCACACCCTGTGGGCCTCCTGGGTCGTCGCGGGTGAGGAGCACCGCGTCTACCACAGCGGCGACACCGGGTACTTCGAGGGTTTCCGGGACATCGGTGCCGACCACGGCCCGTTCGACGCCACCATGATCCAGATCGGGGCCTACAGCGAGTTCTGGCCAGACATCCACATGTCGCCGGCCGAGGGGGCACAGGCTCATCTTGACCTGCAGGGAGGCGGTCCGGGCGGTGTTCTGCTGCCGATCCACTGGGGGACGTTCAACCTGGCGCCGCACGCGTGGGCTGAGCCGGGGGAGTGGACGAAGGATGCTGCCGATGAGGTCGGCCAGGCAGTGGCGCTCCCTCGGCCGGGCGAGCCGTTCGAACCGGCGGGACAGCTGCCCTCTGACCCCTGGTGGCGTGGGGTGTCCGCTCCGATCGCTCACCCGTGGCGTAAGCCCCGGCCGGCGCAGGCTGCCGCCGAAGCCCCGAAGCGCGATCTCGACCTTGCGGGTGATCGATGA
- a CDS encoding glutamate dehydrogenase produces the protein MATPQSAPLLSLTWTDHLTGRQGFLVVDRLVRGVSSGGLRMREGCTLDEVAGLARGMTMKEALHYDPEGRYIPLGGAKGGIDCDPRDPAAYGLLVRYLRAMRPYVESVWTTGEDLGLTQDLVDRAAAEAGLVSSIQAVYPLLDDETVARERLAKAFTVEVDGIGLDELVGGCGVAESVLAALDRAQVPYAGTRVALQGLGTMGGATARFLTRAGLTVVAVADVKGTIGNPAGLDVEALLAARDAYGTVDRAVLRPDDRELPGEAWLSVDAEVLVPAAVSYAVDTGNQEGITARWIVEAANMPVLPEAEDLLAARGIVVLPDVVVNSGTNAWWWWTLFGDIGADPEEAFAYTRRSMRALIDQVLARAEADGTTPRAAAHRIVEDRLPVIAERFGWYR, from the coding sequence ATGGCAACCCCTCAGAGCGCGCCTCTGCTCTCCCTCACCTGGACGGATCACCTCACCGGCCGCCAGGGCTTCCTCGTCGTGGACAGACTGGTGCGGGGCGTGTCCAGCGGCGGGCTGCGGATGCGCGAGGGCTGCACCCTGGACGAGGTCGCCGGGCTGGCCCGAGGCATGACCATGAAGGAGGCCCTGCACTACGACCCGGAGGGCCGTTACATCCCCTTGGGCGGCGCCAAGGGCGGCATCGACTGCGACCCGCGGGACCCGGCGGCGTACGGCCTGCTGGTGCGGTATCTGCGCGCGATGCGGCCGTACGTCGAGAGTGTCTGGACCACGGGCGAGGACCTGGGCCTCACCCAGGACCTCGTCGACCGGGCGGCGGCCGAGGCGGGGCTCGTGTCGTCGATCCAGGCGGTCTATCCGCTGCTGGACGACGAGACCGTGGCCCGGGAGCGGCTCGCGAAGGCGTTCACGGTCGAGGTGGACGGCATCGGACTGGACGAGCTGGTCGGCGGCTGCGGGGTCGCCGAGTCGGTGCTCGCGGCGCTCGACCGGGCCCAGGTGCCGTACGCCGGGACGCGGGTCGCCCTGCAGGGGCTCGGCACGATGGGCGGGGCCACGGCACGCTTCCTCACGCGCGCGGGGCTCACGGTGGTGGCCGTCGCCGACGTCAAGGGCACGATCGGCAACCCGGCGGGCCTCGACGTAGAAGCGCTGCTCGCCGCCCGGGACGCGTACGGCACCGTGGACCGCGCGGTGCTGCGCCCCGACGACCGCGAACTGCCGGGCGAGGCCTGGCTGTCCGTGGACGCGGAGGTACTAGTGCCGGCGGCGGTCTCGTACGCCGTCGACACCGGGAACCAGGAGGGCATCACCGCGCGTTGGATCGTCGAGGCCGCCAACATGCCCGTGCTGCCGGAGGCCGAGGACCTGCTCGCCGCGCGCGGCATCGTCGTACTGCCGGACGTGGTCGTCAACTCCGGGACGAACGCCTGGTGGTGGTGGACGCTGTTCGGGGACATCGGCGCGGACCCTGAGGAGGCGTTCGCGTACACCCGGCGCTCGATGCGCGCCCTGATCGACCAGGTGCTCGCGCGCGCGGAGGCCGACGGGACGACTCCGCGGGCGGCGGCGCACCGAATCGTCGAGGACCGGCTGCCGGTGATCGCGGAGCGGTTCGGGTGGTACCGCTGA
- a CDS encoding TetR/AcrR family transcriptional regulator has translation MRLSVAERREDLLRAAIEQIEARGVAAVRIADVAAVLGVSNALVLYHFSTKEKLVAAAFRYAAEADLAHLGRLLGRRSPALRRLRSAVRWYAPTGQAKGWRLWIEGWAVSLRDPALREVAGDLDRRWKAAITEVIAEGVAAGEFECPDPTGSAQRLTALLDGLAVQMTAYDGVSRTRAERWVDAALAGELGLERAALTGPR, from the coding sequence ATGCGGTTGAGCGTGGCCGAGCGGCGCGAGGACTTGCTGCGGGCCGCCATCGAGCAGATCGAGGCGCGGGGTGTGGCGGCGGTCAGGATCGCCGACGTGGCCGCCGTCCTCGGGGTGAGCAACGCGCTGGTGCTGTACCACTTCTCGACCAAGGAGAAGCTGGTCGCCGCCGCGTTCCGGTACGCGGCGGAGGCCGATCTCGCTCACCTGGGCAGACTCCTCGGACGCCGTTCCCCGGCGCTGCGTCGGCTGCGGTCCGCCGTGCGCTGGTACGCGCCGACCGGTCAGGCCAAGGGCTGGCGACTGTGGATCGAGGGCTGGGCGGTGTCCCTGCGCGACCCGGCGCTGCGGGAGGTCGCAGGCGACCTGGACCGGCGCTGGAAGGCCGCGATCACCGAGGTCATCGCGGAGGGGGTGGCCGCGGGCGAGTTCGAGTGCCCCGACCCCACCGGCTCGGCACAGCGGCTCACGGCGCTGCTGGACGGACTGGCCGTCCAGATGACGGCGTACGACGGGGTGTCACGGACGCGGGCCGAGCGGTGGGTGGACGCTGCGCTGGCTGGGGAACTGGGGCTTGAGCGGGCGGCGTTGACCGGGCCCAGGTGA
- a CDS encoding SGNH/GDSL hydrolase family protein — MIGSYVAVGDSFTEGVGDPGPDGAFVGWADRFAVLLADRRPEGDFDYTNLAVRGRLLDQIVAEQLPLAREQAPDLVSFCAGGNDIIRPGSDPDEVAERFERAVIGLTSEVGTVMVTTGFDTRNVPVLKHMRGKIATYNGHLRAIADRYNCPVLDLWSLKTIQDRRAWDGDRLHLSAEGHTRVALRAGQVLGLEIPADPDQPWPLLPPRGTLEIRRDDVQWAREYLVPWIGRRLRGESSGDAVTAKGHLSPDDIKSRIEWVA; from the coding sequence GTGATCGGGTCGTACGTGGCGGTGGGGGACAGCTTCACCGAGGGCGTCGGCGACCCCGGCCCCGACGGGGCGTTCGTCGGCTGGGCGGACCGCTTCGCGGTACTGCTCGCCGACCGGCGTCCCGAGGGAGACTTCGACTACACGAACCTCGCGGTACGCGGGAGGCTGCTCGACCAGATCGTGGCCGAGCAGCTTCCCCTCGCCAGGGAGCAGGCGCCGGACCTGGTCTCCTTCTGCGCGGGCGGCAATGACATCATCCGGCCCGGCAGCGACCCGGACGAGGTCGCCGAGCGATTCGAGCGAGCGGTGATCGGCCTCACCTCGGAGGTCGGCACCGTCATGGTGACGACCGGGTTCGACACCCGCAACGTCCCCGTCCTGAAGCACATGCGCGGCAAGATCGCCACGTACAACGGACACCTCCGGGCCATCGCCGACCGGTACAACTGTCCGGTGCTCGACCTGTGGTCCCTGAAGACCATCCAGGACCGCAGGGCCTGGGACGGCGACCGGCTCCATCTGTCGGCGGAGGGCCACACGCGCGTGGCGCTGCGCGCGGGTCAGGTGCTCGGCCTCGAGATTCCGGCCGACCCGGACCAGCCCTGGCCGCTGCTGCCTCCCCGAGGCACTCTGGAGATTCGCCGCGACGACGTCCAATGGGCCCGCGAGTACCTGGTCCCCTGGATCGGGCGGCGGCTGAGGGGCGAGTCGTCGGGGGACGCCGTGACGGCGAAGGGGCATCTGTCGCCGGACGACATCAAGAGCCGCATCGAGTGGGTCGCTTGA
- a CDS encoding DUF6250 domain-containing protein produces the protein MTTTRRAFGTLAAGAALTALTPAPSASAATCGRLLARDDFRHGLGQWAVELQDGGSVTATRGVLEVDVPSGATIWFKRKLRGPYVIEYTATPVSAGGMNDRVSDLNNFWNAVDVRSPDDLFATPRSGALAEYDYLKTYYVGYGANTNTTTRLRRYVGEAGVRPLIYDYPEPLLVPNERHRVRIVSAGSTVRWWNNGRLVFDYDDPDPYTSGHFAFRTTWSHFRITDFSVRGLRLPVIPD, from the coding sequence ATGACGACCACTCGCAGAGCCTTCGGAACCCTGGCCGCGGGCGCGGCACTCACCGCACTCACCCCGGCCCCGAGTGCCAGTGCCGCCACGTGCGGGCGCCTCCTGGCTCGCGACGACTTCCGGCACGGTCTCGGCCAGTGGGCCGTCGAACTCCAGGACGGCGGCAGCGTCACAGCGACCCGAGGCGTCCTGGAGGTCGACGTACCCAGCGGTGCGACCATCTGGTTCAAGCGCAAGCTGCGAGGTCCGTACGTCATCGAGTACACGGCGACGCCTGTCTCGGCGGGCGGGATGAACGACCGGGTCTCCGACCTGAACAACTTCTGGAACGCCGTCGACGTACGCTCCCCGGACGACCTCTTCGCCACTCCGCGCAGCGGCGCCCTCGCGGAGTACGACTACCTCAAGACGTACTACGTCGGCTACGGCGCCAACACCAACACCACGACGCGGCTGCGCCGTTACGTCGGCGAGGCCGGCGTGCGCCCCCTGATCTACGATTACCCGGAGCCGCTGCTGGTCCCGAACGAACGGCATCGGGTGCGGATCGTCTCGGCCGGATCCACGGTTCGCTGGTGGAACAACGGGCGGCTCGTCTTCGACTACGACGACCCGGACCCGTACACGAGTGGGCACTTCGCCTTCCGGACGACGTGGAGCCACTTCCGGATCACCGACTTCAGCGTCCGTGGGCTGCGTCTCCCCGTTATTCCGGATTGA
- a CDS encoding M23 family metallopeptidase, which produces MPAKGKHRRPKSQRFTRSIAAAGTGGAALALPLLGATGAHAATVESTTQAVSSLSETATSVTAHSVSAKTAKTEKAAAAKRAGVRTYAVQAGDYLSKIAQEERVSGGWQQLYSDNRTAIGADPSLIHPGLKLTIGKKAASTSSSPSSSVESSSSSKSTPKTESKPAAESATAETSTTTEAADTSSASSSSGFTLPVTGATIGTGYHVAGSMWSSGYHTGVDFVVPTGTSLKAVGAGTVVSAGWGGAYGNQVVIKLADGYYAQYAHLSQLSVSAGQAVSEGQQVGLSGATGNVTGPHLHFEIRTTPDYGSDIDPLGYLRSKGVAVG; this is translated from the coding sequence ATGCCCGCGAAGGGTAAGCACCGCCGTCCGAAGTCCCAGCGATTCACACGCTCGATAGCCGCCGCCGGAACCGGCGGAGCGGCTCTCGCCCTCCCGTTGCTGGGAGCCACCGGCGCCCATGCCGCCACGGTGGAGTCCACGACTCAGGCTGTTTCGTCGCTTTCGGAAACGGCCACGTCCGTAACGGCCCATTCCGTTTCCGCGAAGACGGCGAAGACCGAAAAGGCTGCCGCGGCGAAGAGGGCGGGCGTCAGGACCTACGCGGTCCAGGCCGGCGACTACCTCTCGAAGATCGCCCAGGAGGAGCGCGTCAGCGGTGGCTGGCAGCAGCTCTACTCGGACAACCGGACCGCCATCGGCGCCGACCCGAGCCTGATCCACCCCGGTCTGAAGCTGACGATCGGCAAGAAGGCCGCGTCGACCTCCTCGTCCCCCTCGTCTTCCGTGGAGTCCTCGTCCTCCTCGAAGTCCACGCCGAAGACGGAGTCCAAGCCTGCCGCCGAGAGCGCGACGGCCGAGACCTCCACGACGACCGAGGCCGCCGACACCAGCAGCGCCAGCAGTTCCAGCGGCTTCACCCTCCCCGTGACCGGCGCCACCATCGGCACCGGTTACCACGTGGCGGGCAGCATGTGGTCCAGCGGCTACCACACGGGCGTCGACTTCGTCGTCCCCACCGGCACCTCCCTCAAGGCGGTCGGCGCCGGCACCGTCGTCTCCGCCGGCTGGGGCGGCGCGTACGGCAACCAGGTCGTCATCAAGCTCGCCGACGGCTACTACGCCCAGTACGCCCACCTCTCCCAGCTCTCCGTCTCGGCCGGCCAGGCCGTGAGCGAGGGGCAGCAGGTCGGTCTCTCCGGTGCCACCGGCAACGTGACCGGACCGCACCTGCACTTCGAGATCCGCACCACTCCGGACTACGGCTCCGACATCGACCCGCTCGGGTACCTCCGTTCGAAGGGTGTCGCCGTCGGCTGA
- a CDS encoding alpha-galactosidase translates to MLEIAGTGRTWLLSGPTSSYAVHLTEDDELLHLHWGPRIALADAEALAVRPLPDYWPFEAPLDGHEEYPVEGGPRFVRPALSVRSDKRRGTEWRFEAYETEGGDEGDELRLRFRDAGLAITLHYRMRHDVVERWVTLAHDMPEGTGPLELLRADSATWTLPERDGWRLSQLHGRWAAESRLVRTDLTYGEKVIGSRRGHTGHQHLPWVALDTDATEERGEVYACALGWSGSWRIAVAQLPDARVQITGGAGYDDSGLLRLAAGESFTTPVFAGLWTDSGHGGASRAWHTYQRAFVVPDADRDRPVLYNSWEATEFDISEEQQGTLARRAAAIGVELFVVDDGWFGARTSDRAGLGDWTPNPDRFPAGVKPLAEYVHALGMRFGIWVEPEMVNPDSDLYRAHPDWVQFQPGRKRTEFRNQLVLNLAREDVREYLWEQLDGLLSSAPIDYVKWDFNRCFTDAGWPGEDYPQRLWVDHVHGLYALLDRLRAAHPGVAFESCSGGGGRIDLGVLARTDQVWTSDNTDPLDRLAIQEGFSQIHPARVMAAWVTDSPNAQLNGRVSSLRFRFVSAMAGVLGVGGDLAGWTEEELTEAGEWVGLYKEIRPVVQRGDLYRLRRPTGGLSAVQYVLGDETVVLAWLQAQHHGEPLPALRLRGLDPSATYECRGTGEVHRGAVLLHRGLRTGLKGDLDAAVFRLRRI, encoded by the coding sequence ATGCTGGAAATTGCCGGAACCGGTCGTACATGGCTTCTCTCGGGACCCACGAGCAGCTACGCCGTCCATCTCACCGAGGACGACGAGCTGCTCCATCTGCACTGGGGCCCGAGGATCGCCCTCGCCGACGCGGAGGCGCTCGCCGTCCGTCCGCTGCCGGACTACTGGCCCTTCGAGGCCCCGCTCGACGGTCATGAGGAGTACCCGGTCGAGGGCGGCCCCCGCTTCGTGCGGCCCGCACTGTCCGTGCGGAGCGACAAGCGCCGGGGGACCGAGTGGCGCTTCGAGGCGTACGAGACCGAGGGCGGCGACGAGGGCGACGAACTGCGGCTGCGGTTCCGTGACGCGGGGCTGGCGATCACGCTCCACTACCGGATGCGCCACGACGTGGTGGAGCGCTGGGTGACCCTTGCCCATGACATGCCCGAGGGGACCGGCCCGCTGGAGCTGCTCCGCGCGGACTCCGCCACCTGGACGCTTCCCGAGCGCGACGGCTGGCGCCTCTCCCAGCTCCATGGACGCTGGGCCGCCGAGTCGCGTCTCGTGCGGACGGACCTCACCTACGGTGAGAAGGTCATCGGCAGCAGGCGCGGCCACACCGGGCACCAGCACCTGCCCTGGGTGGCGCTCGACACCGACGCGACCGAGGAGCGCGGCGAGGTGTACGCGTGCGCGCTCGGCTGGTCCGGCTCCTGGCGGATCGCCGTCGCCCAGCTGCCCGACGCGCGCGTGCAGATCACCGGCGGCGCCGGATACGACGACTCGGGCCTGCTGCGTCTGGCGGCGGGGGAGTCCTTCACCACGCCCGTCTTCGCGGGGCTGTGGACCGACTCGGGGCACGGCGGGGCGAGCCGGGCGTGGCACACGTACCAGCGCGCGTTCGTCGTCCCCGACGCGGACCGGGACCGGCCGGTGCTCTACAACTCCTGGGAAGCCACGGAGTTCGACATCTCCGAGGAGCAGCAGGGGACGCTGGCCCGGCGGGCCGCCGCGATCGGAGTCGAGCTGTTCGTCGTGGACGACGGCTGGTTCGGGGCCCGCACCAGCGACCGGGCCGGCCTCGGCGACTGGACGCCGAACCCGGACCGCTTCCCGGCGGGTGTCAAACCGCTCGCCGAGTACGTGCACGCCCTGGGGATGCGGTTCGGCATCTGGGTCGAACCGGAGATGGTCAACCCGGACAGCGACCTGTACCGCGCACACCCCGACTGGGTGCAGTTCCAGCCGGGACGAAAGCGGACGGAATTCCGCAATCAGCTCGTCCTGAACCTCGCGCGCGAGGATGTCCGCGAGTACCTCTGGGAGCAGCTCGACGGGCTGCTCTCCAGTGCCCCGATCGACTATGTGAAGTGGGACTTCAACCGCTGTTTCACCGATGCCGGCTGGCCCGGTGAGGACTACCCCCAGCGCCTGTGGGTCGACCATGTGCACGGGTTGTACGCCCTGCTGGACCGGCTGCGGGCGGCCCACCCCGGCGTCGCCTTCGAATCCTGCTCGGGCGGCGGTGGCCGGATCGACCTGGGTGTCCTCGCCCGTACGGACCAGGTGTGGACCTCCGACAACACCGACCCGCTGGACCGCCTCGCCATCCAGGAGGGCTTCAGCCAGATCCATCCGGCGCGGGTCATGGCCGCCTGGGTCACGGACAGCCCGAACGCCCAGCTCAACGGCCGGGTCAGCTCCCTGCGATTCCGGTTCGTGAGTGCGATGGCCGGGGTGCTCGGTGTCGGCGGCGACCTCGCCGGGTGGACGGAGGAGGAGCTGACCGAGGCCGGGGAGTGGGTGGGGCTCTACAAGGAGATCCGGCCCGTCGTGCAGCGCGGAGACCTCTACCGGCTGCGGCGGCCGACCGGTGGACTGAGCGCGGTGCAGTACGTGCTCGGGGACGAGACCGTCGTCCTCGCCTGGCTTCAGGCGCAGCACCACGGTGAGCCGCTACCGGCGCTGCGGCTGCGCGGACTCGACCCCTCGGCGACGTACGAATGCCGCGGAACGGGCGAAGTCCATCGAGGGGCCGTGCTGTTGCATCGCGGCCTGCGAACCGGGCTGAAGGGCGACCTCGATGCGGCAGTTTTCCGACTGCGTCGCATCTGA
- a CDS encoding tyrosine-protein phosphatase: MTQQVPSTEPELGGVRNFRDVGGLPTVDGRRVAHGRLFRSGHLAHATDEDAVFLGSLGLHTIFDFRNAADIGLEGHDVALPGVRNVNIPLSDPAHGAEFWKMVRDGDLDELRSLLADGKGEQRMINSYREIVRDRTAEHSRMLHALAKDSVPALMHCAAGKDRAGLSVAVTLLAVGVERDAIVADYMESNAQHRRYKVRRNGSAAKAYSPEVLELLNPLFGTRPEYLTAAMEMVEETWGGVDGYLEQGLGVTPETRERLRARFLD, encoded by the coding sequence GTGACGCAGCAGGTCCCGTCGACCGAGCCCGAGCTGGGCGGCGTACGAAACTTCCGTGACGTGGGTGGGCTGCCGACGGTGGACGGTCGGCGCGTGGCCCACGGACGGCTGTTCCGCAGCGGTCATCTCGCGCACGCGACCGATGAGGACGCGGTGTTCCTCGGCTCTCTCGGGCTGCACACCATCTTCGACTTCCGCAACGCGGCGGACATCGGGCTGGAAGGTCACGACGTCGCACTGCCGGGCGTGCGCAACGTGAACATCCCGCTGTCCGACCCGGCGCACGGCGCGGAGTTCTGGAAGATGGTCCGGGACGGCGATCTGGACGAACTGCGCAGCCTGCTGGCCGACGGCAAGGGCGAGCAGCGGATGATCAACTCGTACCGCGAGATCGTCAGGGACCGCACGGCCGAGCACTCCCGGATGCTCCACGCACTGGCCAAGGACAGCGTCCCGGCCCTGATGCACTGTGCGGCCGGCAAGGACCGCGCGGGCCTGTCCGTCGCGGTGACGCTGCTAGCCGTCGGGGTGGAGCGCGACGCCATCGTGGCCGACTACATGGAGTCGAACGCGCAGCACCGCCGCTACAAGGTGCGCCGCAACGGCTCCGCGGCCAAGGCTTACAGCCCCGAGGTCCTCGAACTCCTCAACCCGCTCTTCGGCACCCGCCCCGAGTATCTGACGGCGGCCATGGAGATGGTCGAGGAGACCTGGGGCGGCGTCGACGGCTACCTGGAGCAGGGACTGGGCGTCACCCCCGAGACGCGGGAGCGGCTGCGGGCGCGGTTCCTCGACTGA
- a CDS encoding DUF6126 family protein, which translates to MTDMEDKFPRALWVRLIIYIAVGHLFAGFIYLLFEVGAKQ; encoded by the coding sequence ATGACGGACATGGAGGACAAGTTCCCCCGGGCCCTGTGGGTCCGGCTGATCATCTACATCGCGGTCGGGCACCTTTTCGCCGGCTTCATCTACCTGCTGTTCGAGGTGGGCGCGAAGCAGTGA
- a CDS encoding helix-turn-helix domain-containing protein: MSSSESEPLRTPGAATESVEDLPILAPQLRVLRRRASLTLEAAARTAGLSPAHLSRLETGQRQPSLPMLLGLARIYGTTVSELLGETVADRDAVVRAGDMEPTAAGGWSYWQAGASGRGMQALRVHVPHGAQGDIVRVHPGEEWLYVLTGRLRLGLGDTTHVLAAGDSAHFDSLTPHRLAADGRDGTDLLFVHTLLQSPTAGLCIGPTTGVTP, encoded by the coding sequence ATGAGCTCTTCCGAATCCGAACCCCTGCGGACGCCCGGGGCTGCCACCGAGTCGGTCGAGGATCTACCCATTCTCGCACCGCAACTGCGTGTGCTGCGCCGCCGGGCCTCCCTCACCCTGGAGGCCGCGGCCAGGACCGCCGGGCTGTCGCCGGCCCATCTCTCCCGCCTGGAGACCGGGCAGCGCCAGCCGTCGCTGCCGATGCTGCTGGGGCTCGCCCGTATCTACGGAACGACGGTCTCCGAACTGCTCGGCGAGACCGTCGCCGACCGAGACGCAGTCGTGCGCGCCGGGGACATGGAGCCGACGGCCGCGGGCGGCTGGTCCTACTGGCAGGCCGGTGCGTCCGGACGCGGAATGCAGGCCCTGCGCGTCCATGTGCCGCACGGGGCGCAGGGCGACATCGTGCGCGTCCACCCCGGTGAGGAATGGCTGTACGTCCTCACCGGGCGGCTGCGGCTGGGCCTCGGGGACACCACGCACGTCCTCGCAGCCGGCGACAGCGCGCACTTCGACTCGCTGACCCCGCACCGCCTCGCCGCCGACGGCCGGGACGGTACCGACCTGCTCTTCGTCCACACCCTGCTGCAGAGCCCCACCGCAGGTCTCTGCATCGGCCCCACCACCGGAGTGACGCCATGA